In Lolium perenne isolate Kyuss_39 chromosome 5, Kyuss_2.0, whole genome shotgun sequence, the sequence aaagtgacagcgtggggtgtttattagtacttgggaatacatctttaaggtttgcttttgcatccCTAtatggtgaattagtgttcgttatccagccagagagtaattcagaatagcatagtgaagtgcttatatttatattcaattatgattgcattgttgagagtgtccactagtgaaagtatgatccctaggccttgtttccaaatactgcaaacatcgcttgtttactgttttactgcatctttacttcctgcaatattaccaccatctataccacctgtgttttactatctctttgccaaactagtgcacctatacatctgacaagtgtattaggtgtgttggggacacaagagacttcttgtatcttaattgcagggttgcttgagaggactatctttgacctctaccttcctgagttcgataaaccttgggtgattcacttaagggaaacttgctgctgttctacaaacctctgctcttggaggcccaacactgtctacaagaatagaagtacACGTAGACATCACAGGTCAGCCCATTAGCCTAGTACATAATATTTATATGGGCCTAGTAAGGCCCAATAATCTTGTTGGGCTGAGATCCATGAGGCGCGTTTGTTATTTATTGGGCTAGCCCATCTCCGATTTATTATGCTAACATGCCGGCCTGTAAGgcactttaggattttgcgggccggcccatatgtgatttcgcttaattgggccgttaccGGGCTGGAAATTTGTGATTTAGTTAGCGCCAACAACGACCGGTTATATTCTGAGAATATTTAAGCAGCACATGATTTCAGTTGGATAATGTATGGTCTCTTCGGAACACTTCTGATGTTACCTCGAATCACTTTCAAACACCTGGAAGCGACTCCAAAAGTCTCTAGACACAAAAAATTGCATAAACTTAACTTatctcatgttaccttgaatcacTTTCAAACACTTCTGATGTTACCTCGAATCACTTTCAAACACCTGGAAGCGACTCCAAAATTTCGGAACACTTCTGATGTTACCTCGAATCACTTTCAAACACTTCTGAACAACTTATCTAAACCACATACCATAAACAGAAATCTCACAAAAAATTGTACAACCTTAAGCATGTAACCCGACAGGTTCGGTATAGCGCAATCATGAGTTCAAACACCTTTGGATCAATAACCAACATTGGAATATGTACATCCACGTTGGCTCCTCTGCATAACCAAAGTTCGGAGCATGGACGAACCTTATCTGTTGTTCATATGCTAATCCCTTTATTACACAATATGTTGATAACCCGAGGTGAGACTTTGGTATACCCGTGATCAACTCTTTGATCAATATACTCGTTATCCTCGATTCGGTATCAATTTTGCTTTTCTCGTCTGTTGTATATTGATAACGTCATGTGCTCACTATCATAGTGTTTATAAATAGACATGTTACTTATTATCACAATATCGAGAGTGCCCAGCTCATATCTGTCCTTTGTCAGGAGGAACAAATCCCAGTCTTGAATCATTAAGCTTCATGTATCTTCAGATATACCTAAGCCTTAACCTTCCAACCCACATGTTTTAACTGTTGAGGGATAATAAGATCAAAGCATACCCACCCATATGAGTTAACGTAGTATTCTCATGTTCAAAGAACTTTTACATAATTTAACACTTAAATATATTTTGGTACTAACCATGACGAATGTCTCACATCATATCAGTGACTTGAGTCTGGTCGATGCGATTGTTCCACCAAACAATGCACCCTCATTGTTGTTAGCATTTCCTAGCTCATGATCAGAAAAAGTTGATCATCTAACAACAAATGAACTTGCCTTTTCTTGTTTATCTCTCTAAACCTTCTATTGAGCTTTTCTTTGAATCTCATATTTGAGAAACACTGAAGTTAAAGCATATGATAAACTTAATGATAAGCATGGAGTTATAGATGTTAAATAACTCTTATTCTTATTGCATCTAGGGCATAATTACTTCATTGGTTCCGCCATAGCTCAAAACTTGGAAGCGAGGTATCAATCTATATGAACAtcacaccgccatctccaccatcatcatcggTTCCTCCATCCATGTAGAGATGCAAATTCAAGCCATCGTGTGGATTTACACGTGTACTCATTTAATCATTTATACTATTATCATGATTATCTATTGTGTCCCATGTATGATTAGTTTCCATAGTTCCTTAAGAATATGGATAAACCCTATCACCATAATAAATTGCTTGTAAGATTGTATTTAGTTTTGTTTGTATAAAATGTAGTAACATTTTTTTTGAACCTTTGTAGTAACATATTTCATGATTTGTGCGAACACCAACTGCATAACATTTACCTTTGGGACATGAATGGTGTTATATTTGGTGCGCGGTGGGGGTTATTGGGCATAGCGGCGACAAAATATGCCTCTCTCCTTTGCCAAACATCAATGATGGAGTAACACAAATCAGACTGTTTATCTCCACATCGACAAAGTGACCCTTAACTACAAGTATATTCTCATTAGTGCCTAAAGAGGACTAGAAGTGGTTGTGCGGGGGGTGTGACCGAGGTTTGAGGCACGTCTTTATATGAGACTCCGCCCATACACAACATCTTTATATTTTGTGTCCTCTATTTGCAATGCAATTCCAAGGACTATTGCAATGCAATAATGAATACAATTCCAAGGACTATTGCAATGCAATAATCTTTATATTTTGTGTCCTCTATTTGCGCTCTCTACTTGCTTTCTTTTAATATTGCTTTGCTCTCAAACATAATCACACATCCATGCTTTTATAACTTTCTTGCTTGGATTCAAAAATATATTTCACATAaaacatacaaaattcacaacgcAAAGAAAAAGACCATCTTCATAGTTGTATGTGATTCGATACTTGTAACATTCCAACGTTGTTTAATAAATAAATGTGTGATCATGTGCATTTCATGCATTTAGTTTGAATTTGAGCAAAGTTTTCATCAAACCCTAATTATGCAAATTCTTCTCTATTTTAATTGCCTTAAAAATCTCTCAAGATTTTCAATTTAGGCAACATGGTTTTGTTGTTTTTCAAGAAGATCATGTGGGTTTTGCAAATCTCTGAAAAGTTTGAGTTTTCCAACAATATTCAAACATACaaaagaagcctggtgaccgggtgtataagtGAGCACGCGGTCTTTactcgacacgtgtctaacgtCTGTGTGTTATGCCGTTTGTTGATGACTAGTAAAGGTGCACGTGCCATGCACGTATTATAATTTATGataaaataaaatatttttatttcgAATCGTATTGTAGAGTCTCGATTCCTTATATTATCATCATTTAAATGTGAATCCACCAAAATTACTGGCAGTTTGCTTCTAAAATCTATCATATTGACCTATTAATGAAGCAATAACTAAATTTAGTTTTCAAATAAAAAGGATACAACATGGAATAAGTATCACGACATGgagcaaaatatacatgttcaggaaTGTGGGATAAAATATTCCGTGTGAAATATTCCATGAAATTTAACATACAGAGACCACACGATGAGGTGCATGATTACAGATTTTTTATGACACAAGATTTTAcatatatattcaataaggacaaTAATTATTCGAAAAAACCCTTCAAAATTGCCGAAAAAGAAAATTTAGAACAatgtttttctcttttttttgggGAAGAACAATGTTTTTCTCTTTAGCTTATATATGAAAAGGAAAAATATTCAGCCCACGGCCCACGCTCACCTGAAGGCCGGCAGCCCGAGACGACCACGCCGCTCTCACTCTCTCCATGTCCTTGCATTTGCACGCACTGGAGCAAATAGCACTGAAGTGAAAAAAAATCGCACTCACCCATTGCTCCCTACATCTGCTCCAACGCCGGCGACCGGACCGCGGCTCCATGACCGGAGACCAACCCCGGCGGTGCTACTTCTCCCCCACCCTGTCCCCCATCCCTGCAACACCCTGGTCCCTCCTCCGGGCTCCAGCTCTCCCCCATCTCACATCCCGTTTGACCGACGCCTCCACATCAACGACGACCTCCGGACGGTGACCCGCGACTGGGAGGTGCTCGAGCTCTTCAGAGGCGGAAGCGGAGGCGTCGGATCACCCAGCTTGCCCCCGCTCGCATGTCCCTCAAGTCAGCCGTCACCGCGCACCTACAGCTCGCGCTCGCCGTCCTCCTCCGCTTATATCTCCTCCCGTACATGGATAGGTGTCGAGCTCAGTCGCCGATTCCAGGGCCAGGCCCTCATCACGCCTGAAGGTACTGGTGCTATATTGCCTGGCTCCTAACTTTTGCATCTTGCTGTAAATATTGAAGTGTAATAATAATACAGTGCTAGGTTGTGCTTGATGTTCCGGTTTTGCATTGGGCCTTCCCGATAATGCTTGCTTAGCGATGCTTAATTTGTTGGCTGCACTATACTTGCTCTGTTAAGGAAATTGGGCATTCAATTTTCGGCACTAAAGATCTTTTTTTGTGTCATGTACTGTAATGGGTTCTTCTCTCTGTAGGGTGAACATGTACTGGATTTATGCAGCAATTCCAGAACTTGGTGTGGTGTATGATTTGTGTTCGTGGAGACAAATTTTCATGTGCCACAAATTATGCTTTTTAGGGAACTACAAGGTTACAGTTAGTTTGCTATAGTACATGAGTTTAGTAAGTGCCACATGGTGAATGTTCATGTGAATCCAAAGTAATAGTCTATGTATGAATGCGAGTTATGGTAAATTTTGCTTCTACACTAACAGACAGCTTCTTTATTGATGAGTCTTAGAGTTACTGAAATATGTTCTACTTCTACACTAAGCACTGGCTTGTATTGTCATACATAATTGTAGAGAAAATATTACATGGTCAATCACTTAGTATAGTCCAGTATTCGTGTGTCAATAGTTTTACATCTGTGCTTCAATTACAGGGGGGGGGGGCTTATTTTGTGCCTTCACATAGTCCTATATAAAATTATCAAAGAAACAATAGATGTATTACAGTCAAGCTGAAAATAGATTAATGAATCTAATGTGCCATATGAATTCTAATGTTCAGCTAATCTATCCTTCAGCTAAGTTAAAGTCAAAAACTGATATGCAAAGATAGGGAACACTACCCATATGCCAGAATCTGCGATGGTAATGTCATTATGTCTGTAACATGAGTTGAGATGTTGCTACTGTGAGTTCCCTTAGATGGTTATCAGAGAAAGCTCTGTGCTTCCTGTGTATGCGAGATAATTTTATCTGAATAACTGTAGTTGAATCTTTTCAGTTAATATGCCTTCTCCAAAATGTAAATAGGTTGGTTagtgtgtgcttgtacatgaatcGTTTGCCATCTCAAAGAAATATGACATTTCAGGGAGGGAAGAGCAAGCAGCATACCAGGTTAGGAACCAAAGAGCAGGCAGAAGAAAACATAAATCAGTGAACTACGTTTTAAGGGTAATCTTCCGTATACTCTCCATACTGTAATTTGTTGCATGAATTGGATAAATTTCTACCCAGCTTTCTTATATGGTAATCTTCCATATACTCCATGGACTGTAATTTGAAGCATGAATTA encodes:
- the LOC127299612 gene encoding uncharacterized protein, whose amino-acid sequence is MKRKNIQPTAHAHLKAGSPRRPRRSHSLHVLAFARTGANSTEVKKNRTHPLLPTSAPTPATGPRLHDRRPTPAVLLLPHPVPHPCNTLVPPPGSSSPPSHIPFDRRLHINDDLRTVTRDWEVLELFRGGSGGVGSPSLPPLACPSSQPSPRTYSSRSPSSSAYISSRTWIGVELSRRFQGQALITPEGREEQAAYQVRNQRAGRRKHKSVNYVLRMWSRFAFLRGISHEEFYSDYCVANHYHLRQPKLTRCIAWCIMFGIECADTL